One window of the Zea mays cultivar B73 chromosome 3, Zm-B73-REFERENCE-NAM-5.0, whole genome shotgun sequence genome contains the following:
- the LOC100284014 gene encoding uncharacterized protein LOC100284014, with product MEAAMAATSSLLLASGSRRWPATLPPSPSPQQQRLVIFCLAARTRPLDSKRGSWRRSSSATGGRSTAVSSSSERWVLDPAGDGDWRHIGYKVARPGAIEIVSEDTAVTVGRVADKADIVLPVATVSGAHARLEKKGGSLLVTDLDSTNGTYINERRLNPGFPASVDPGSLLIFGDIHLAMFRVRKTVVVEAPSTSTEEAEGAQQEATAAEDI from the exons ATGGAAGCAGCGATGGCTGCCACGTCCTCCCTACTCCTTGCCTCCGGCTCCAGGAGGTGGCCAGCAACCTTGCCTCCTTCCCCCTCGCCCCAGCAGCAGCGTCTGGTTATTTTCTGCCTCGCTGCAAGAACGAGGCCGCTGGACAGCAAGAGGGGTAGCTGGAGGCGCTCTTCCAGTGCCACTGGCGGCCGGTCGACCGCCGTCTCGTCGTCGTCGGAAAGATGGGTTCTCGACCCTGCAG gAGACGGTGACTGGCGCCACATCGGCTACAAAGTCGCGCGCCCTGGGGCGATCGAGATAGTCTCG GAGGACACGGCGGTGACCGTGGGCCGGGTCGCCGACAAGGCGGACATCGTGCTCCCCGTCGCCACAG TTTCAGGCGCTCACGCCCGGCTGGAGAAGAAGGGCGGCAGCCTGCTGGTGACGGACCTGGACAGCACCAACGGCACCTACATCAACGAGCGCCGGCTCAACCCGGGCTTCCCCGCGTCCGTCGACCCCGGCAGCCTACTCATCTTCG GTGACATCCACTTGGCCATGTTCCGTGTAAGGAAGACGGTGGTGGTTGAGGCGCCCAGTACTAGTACCGAGGAGGCCGAGGGAGCTCAGCAAGAGGCCACCGCAGCTGAAGATATTTGA
- the LOC100274416 gene encoding V-type proton ATPase subunit C-like translates to MATRYWIVSLPVQSPGATATSLWSRLQDGISRHSFDTPLYRFNVPDLRVGTLDSLLALSDDLVKSNVFVEGVSHKIRRQIEDLERAGGVDSGALTVDGVPVDTYLTRFVWDEGKYPTMSSLKEIVGSIQSQVAKIEDDMKVRAAEYNNVRSQLTAINRKQSGSLAVRDLSNLVKPEDMVCSEHLVTLLAIVPKYSQKDWLSSYESLDTFVVPRSSKQLYEDNEYALYTITLFAKVVDNFKVRAREKGFQVRDFEYSPEAQESRKQEMEKLLLEQEVMRTSLLQWCYASYSEVFSSWMHFCAVRIFVESILRYGLPPSFLSAVLAPSTKGEKKVRSILEDLCGNVHSIYWKGEDDVAVAGLGGESEVHPYVSFTINFV, encoded by the exons ATGGCAACCCGCTACTGGATCGTCTCTCTCCCCGTGCAGTCTCCCGGCGCCACCGCGACCTCGCTTTGGTCGCGCCTGCAGGATGGCATCTCCCGCCACTCCTTCGACACCCCGCTGTACCGG TTCAACGTCCCGGACCTCCGCGTCGGCACCCTCGACTCCCTCCTCGCGCTCAGCGATGACCTCGTCAAG tcAAACGTGTTCGTCGAGGGCGTTTCGCACAAGATCCGGAGGCAGATCGAAGACCTCGAGCGCGCCGGAGGCGTCGACAGCGGGGCCCTCACCGTCGATGGCGTTCCCGTCGACACCTACCTCACCAG GTTCGTGTGGGATGAGGGCAAGTACCCCACAATGTCGTCGCTCAAGGAGATCGTCGGCAGCATCCAGTCGCAGGTCGCCAAGATCGAGGATGACATGAAG GTCCGAGCAGCGGAATATAACAATGTAAGGAGCCAGCTTACTGCAATCAACAGAAAGCAAAGTGGGAG CTTAGCAGTTCGTGATCTTTCCAATCTGGTAAAACCAGAGGATAtggtctgctcagagcatctaGTAACACTTCTTGCTATTGTTCCAAAGTACTCCCAAAAAGACTGGTTGTCAAGCTATGAATCACTCGACACATTTGTG GTACCCAGGTCATCTAAACAGCTCTATGAAGACAATGAGTACGCACTCTACACCATAACACTTTTTGCTAAGGTTGTTGACAACTTTAAGGTCCGTGCTCGCGAGAAGGGTTTCCAG GTTCGTGATTTTGAGTATAGTCCTGAAGCACAAGAAAGTAGAAAGCAGGAGATGGAGAAGTTACTGCTAGAGCAGGAAGTTATGAGGACCTCGCTTCTGCAATGGTGCTATGCCAGCTACAGTGAG GTTTTCAGTTCCTGGATGCACTTCTGCGCCGTGCGCATATTTGTAGAGAGCATTCTTAGATACGGTCTGCCACCATCGTTCCTG TCTGCCGTTCTTGCTCCGTCTACAAAGGGCGAGAAGAAAGTGAGGAGCATCTTAGAGGACCTTTGCGGCAATGTCCATAG TATTTATTGGAAAGGCGAAGATGACGTGGCAGTTGCTGGTCTGGGAGGTGAATCAGAGGTCCATCCTTACGTCTCATTCACCATAAACTTTGTTTGA